In the Streptomyces cinnamoneus genome, CCTTCCCGCTGAGCGCTCCCGCGCCGGACGCGGCCGTGGTGCTGATGGTCGACTGCTCCGGCTCGATGGACTATCCGCCGGCCAAGATGCGCAGTGCCAGGGAGGCGACGGCCGCCGCCGTCGACGCCCTGCGCGACGGCGTCGCCTTCGCCGTCGTCGCCGGCACCCACCAGGCCCGGGAGGTCTATCCGGCCGGCGGGCGGCTCGCGGTGGCCGACGCCACGACCCGGGGGCAGGCCAAGGAGGCGCTGCGCAAGCTCAGTCCGGGCGGCGGCACCGCCATCGGCACGTGGCTGCGCACGGCCGACCGGCTGCTGTCCTCCTCCGACGCCTCCATACGCCACGGCATCCTGCTCACCGACGGCCGCAACGAGCACGAGGAGCCGGATGCCCTGAGGGCCTCCCTGGACGCCTGCGCGGGGAGGTTCACCTGCGACGCGCGCGGCGTGGGGACGGACTGGAAGGTCCAGGAGGTCACCGGCATAGCCTCCGCCCTGCTCGGCAGCGCCGACATCGTCGCCGATCCGGCCGGCCTCGCCGAGGACTTCACCCGCATGATGGAGGCGGTCATGGGCAAGGAGGTCGGGGACGTCTCCTTGCGGCTGTGGACCCCGCAGGGCGCCGAGGTGGTGTTCGTCAAACAGGTGGCCCCCACGGTCGAGGACCTGAGCGACCGCCGCCGGGAGGCCGGCCCGCGGGCCGGTGACTACCCGACCGGCTCCTGGGGCGACGAGTCCCGCGACTACCACGTCTGCGTGCGGGTGCCGAGCGCCCACGTGGGACAGGAGATGCTCGCCGCCCGCGTCTCCCTGGTCCTGCCCACTCCCGACGGCGCGCCCCCGCACGTCCTGGCGCAGGGGCTGGTGCGCGCGGTGTGGACGGACGACCTGGTGGCGTCGACGG is a window encoding:
- a CDS encoding vWA domain-containing protein codes for the protein MADRTGSRGAGLTHPGVPGFSVEVYQNVNLPEGGREVNAIVTVTADGGGPAVPVPSASPSPSAFPLSAPAPDAAVVLMVDCSGSMDYPPAKMRSAREATAAAVDALRDGVAFAVVAGTHQAREVYPAGGRLAVADATTRGQAKEALRKLSPGGGTAIGTWLRTADRLLSSSDASIRHGILLTDGRNEHEEPDALRASLDACAGRFTCDARGVGTDWKVQEVTGIASALLGSADIVADPAGLAEDFTRMMEAVMGKEVGDVSLRLWTPQGAEVVFVKQVAPTVEDLSDRRREAGPRAGDYPTGSWGDESRDYHVCVRVPSAHVGQEMLAARVSLVLPTPDGAPPHVLAQGLVRAVWTDDLVASTALNPQVAHYTGQAELAQAIQQGLDLRKSGDLDGATAKLGRAVQLASRSGHADTAKLLAKVVDVVDAANGTVRLKAKVSEEAEMTLETRSTKTVRVKK